The DNA segment gtttggtttaaattgttatggatggatggaactaactatctactttcttcacatctcacgaagaaaaatctcccattaaactttaaggaaatattgatgtttataaactatatggacgtaaatattgggacacatcatgtctacatttgtaagatgtcctgttcatgaggatttgacatagaaacatcagaATTAATGATCAATATGATATTAACTCAATAAATGGTGAATGGActacacttatatagcacattttctacaccttcatggtgcccaaagtcttgcccaaggacacttcaatatGTTGGCAgctggagccaggatttgaaccatcaaccctttggtcattgtaCCAATACAAAACTACATTATATCTGTCATTATGGTTTTGTatgccagacccctgttagaaaagaaacacctgaatttgacATGTCCAGacacttttgtccatttatgtaTGAGTTTGgccattatgctatgaggctaatgacacGAGAGAATTAGGGACAGGAAAAGCACTTCCAACCTGATCCTGGAACGCCGTGGCCTGCTCCTCAAACCCTGTGGCTTTGAAGTAATTGACGACATCTGTGACCCCCCAGTTGGCAGGGTCTGGTAGCTGACCATTCTCCACAGGGCTATAGGGTCAGAGAGAAGGGGTTCACCACAGTAGCTCAATTGACCTATTAAACCATTCAATCATCTATAAACACTGTCTTACAGTCATTTGTAATAATACCTTTTGGTATCAACAGAGCCATTTGCCTTGTCTTCCATGCCGGCtgaaaaacaaagacacattaaTAATCAACTCAACAAAGGCAAATGTGCACATGTAATACATTAATATCACCAAATAAATTCTGCTTAAatatctacagcacaggtgtcaaacatgcagcccgggggccaaatccagcctgcaaaagggtccagtctggcccgtgggatgaacttgtgaaatgcaaaaattacactgaagatattaataattttagttcaggttccacatacagaccaatttaatctcaagtggatcagatcagttagatatgattataataacctatagataaatatatta comes from the Sphaeramia orbicularis chromosome 4, fSphaOr1.1, whole genome shotgun sequence genome and includes:
- the samd13 gene encoding sterile alpha motif domain-containing protein 13 isoform X2, with the protein product MEDKANGSVDTKSPVENGQLPDPANWGVTDVVNYFKATGFEEQATAFQDQEIDGKSLLLMTRNDVLTGLSIKLGPALKIYEYHVKPLQTQHLKSNAS